From Sphingomonas nostoxanthinifaciens, a single genomic window includes:
- the secY gene encoding preprotein translocase subunit SecY: protein MASAAEQMAANASLSQFTKATDLKKRLWFTLGALIVFRLLSYVPLPGIDPRVLASLFDTTKGGVMDFFNTFTGGALTRMSIVALGVMPYITASIVVQLSTSLSPALAAIKKEGESGRKKLNQYTRYGTVGLTAVQAYFIAVGLEAWGSSAGAQAVVVDPLLFRATTVITLVGGTMFLMWLGEQITSRGIGNGVSLIIMSGIVASLPTTIAGALESARTGATSPLMVIGGFILVIGLILFICFMERAQRRVLIQYPKRQTQRGMMQADKSHLPLKINTANVIPPIFASSLLALPLTITQFAGKHISGESRFGDFVITLNQWIGQDTALYFVLYAAGIIFFSFFYTAVVFNPEETADNLKRYGGFIPGIRPGKNTETYLDYVLTRITVLGAAYLTLICVVPEIFIPRHLVGFGGTSLLIVVNVTIDTVTQIQSHLLAHQYGDLIKKAKLKGGMRR, encoded by the coding sequence ATGGCATCCGCAGCCGAACAGATGGCGGCTAACGCAAGCCTGTCGCAGTTCACCAAGGCGACCGATCTCAAGAAGCGCCTGTGGTTCACCCTCGGCGCGCTGATCGTGTTCCGCCTGCTGTCCTACGTACCGCTGCCGGGCATCGACCCGCGCGTGCTGGCGTCGCTCTTCGACACGACGAAGGGCGGGGTGATGGATTTCTTCAACACCTTCACCGGCGGCGCGCTCACCCGCATGTCGATCGTCGCGTTGGGCGTGATGCCGTACATCACCGCGTCGATCGTGGTGCAGCTCTCCACCTCGCTGTCGCCGGCGCTCGCCGCGATCAAGAAGGAAGGCGAGAGCGGACGCAAGAAGCTCAACCAATATACCCGCTACGGCACGGTCGGGCTGACCGCGGTCCAGGCCTATTTCATCGCGGTCGGGCTCGAGGCGTGGGGTTCCAGCGCCGGCGCGCAGGCGGTGGTGGTCGATCCCTTGCTGTTCCGCGCGACGACGGTCATCACGCTCGTCGGCGGCACGATGTTCCTGATGTGGCTGGGTGAGCAGATCACCAGCCGCGGCATCGGCAACGGCGTCAGCCTCATCATCATGTCGGGCATCGTCGCCAGCCTGCCGACCACGATCGCCGGCGCGCTGGAAAGCGCGCGCACCGGCGCCACCTCGCCGCTGATGGTGATCGGCGGCTTCATCCTGGTGATCGGGCTGATCCTGTTCATCTGCTTCATGGAGCGCGCGCAGCGCCGGGTGCTGATCCAGTATCCCAAGCGCCAGACCCAGCGCGGCATGATGCAGGCCGACAAGAGCCACCTGCCGCTCAAGATCAACACCGCCAACGTGATCCCGCCGATCTTCGCCTCGTCGCTGCTGGCGCTGCCGCTGACGATCACGCAGTTCGCCGGCAAGCATATCAGCGGCGAGAGCCGGTTCGGCGATTTCGTCATCACGCTGAACCAGTGGATCGGCCAGGATACCGCGCTCTATTTCGTGCTGTATGCCGCGGGTATCATCTTCTTCTCGTTCTTCTACACGGCGGTCGTGTTCAATCCCGAGGAGACGGCCGACAATCTGAAGCGCTACGGCGGCTTCATCCCCGGCATCCGTCCCGGCAAGAATACCGAGACCTATCTCGATTATGTGCTGACGCGCATCACCGTGCTCGGCGCGGCCTACCTGACCTTGATCTGCGTGGTGCCGGAGATCTTCATTCCGCGGCACCTTGTCGGCTTCGGCGGCACCAGCCTGCTGATCGTCGTC
- the rplO gene encoding 50S ribosomal protein L15 encodes MKLNEILDNPGARKSRMRVGRGIGSGKGKTAGRGQKGQKSREGVSINGFEGGQMPLHMRIPKRGFNNIFAKDYAEVNLGQLQKLVDAGTLATDGTIDHAALKAAGVARGGKDGVRLLAKGTFSAKLAFRVAGVSKSAREAVEAAGGSVEVIEVVPAQEKAAAKKGSTLAAKKAARA; translated from the coding sequence ATGAAGCTCAACGAAATCCTCGACAATCCCGGCGCCCGCAAGAGCCGCATGCGCGTCGGACGCGGCATCGGCTCGGGCAAGGGCAAGACCGCCGGCCGTGGCCAGAAGGGCCAGAAGAGCCGTGAGGGTGTCTCGATCAACGGGTTCGAGGGCGGCCAGATGCCGCTCCACATGCGTATTCCGAAGCGTGGCTTCAACAACATCTTCGCCAAGGATTATGCCGAAGTGAACCTCGGCCAGCTGCAGAAGCTGGTCGATGCGGGCACGCTCGCGACTGACGGCACGATCGACCATGCCGCGCTGAAGGCGGCGGGCGTTGCGCGCGGTGGCAAGGACGGCGTCCGTCTGCTCGCCAAGGGCACCTTCTCGGCCAAGCTCGCCTTCCGCGTCGCCGGCGTGTCGAAGTCGGCGCGCGAGGCGGTCGAGGCCGCCGGCGGTTCGGTCGAGGTGATCGAAGTCGTCCCCGCGCAGGAGAAGGCCGCCGCCAAGAAGGGCAGCACGCTGGCCGCCAAGAAGGCTGCGCGCGCCTAA
- a CDS encoding acyltransferase family protein: protein MIYNIQALRALAAFLVLFVHADSLIAPLGLHASDVRFGHVGVDLFFVISGFVMVHTCLRRPTTPGGFLLNRVIRVVPIYWILTFCIFGVALVAPSLVQATRAAPFDLVRSLLFIPFRKVNGLVQPVLFVGWTLNYEMFFYLLFAAALWLTRGALPRTVAAASGALLAIVLAGATVRPTDLFAAFYSDGIVLEFGFGMVIALLASREWLPGRVGGALIAALGTMLLLGNPFMVTMEPRWLFAGLPASAVLIGALALERSGLRAKQPLLQLLGAASYALYLTHPFVLRGIAKLAGGHGGPLLAAVLIPVAFLIAHLVAVALHWWLELPLGRRLRALTGHRPSVVTREEARAGVVPARNAQESGDKAHVTP, encoded by the coding sequence ATGATCTACAACATCCAGGCGCTGCGTGCGCTGGCCGCCTTTCTGGTTCTCTTCGTCCACGCCGATTCGCTCATTGCGCCGCTTGGATTGCACGCCTCCGATGTGCGGTTCGGCCATGTCGGGGTCGACCTGTTCTTCGTGATCAGCGGCTTCGTGATGGTGCATACCTGCCTGCGGCGCCCCACCACGCCGGGTGGGTTCCTGCTCAACCGCGTCATCCGGGTGGTGCCGATCTACTGGATCCTCACCTTCTGCATCTTCGGCGTCGCGCTGGTGGCGCCGTCGCTGGTGCAGGCGACGCGCGCCGCCCCGTTCGATCTCGTCAGGTCGCTGCTGTTCATCCCGTTCCGCAAGGTCAACGGCCTCGTCCAGCCGGTGCTGTTCGTCGGCTGGACGCTCAATTACGAGATGTTCTTTTACCTGCTGTTCGCGGCCGCCTTGTGGCTGACGCGCGGTGCGTTGCCGCGCACCGTTGCGGCGGCGAGTGGCGCGCTGCTGGCGATCGTGCTGGCGGGCGCGACGGTGCGGCCGACCGACCTGTTCGCGGCGTTCTACAGCGACGGTATCGTGCTGGAATTCGGCTTTGGCATGGTGATCGCGCTGCTTGCGTCGCGCGAGTGGCTGCCGGGGCGCGTGGGCGGGGCATTGATAGCCGCGCTCGGCACGATGCTGCTGCTCGGCAATCCGTTCATGGTGACGATGGAGCCGCGCTGGCTGTTTGCCGGCCTGCCGGCGTCAGCCGTGTTGATCGGCGCGCTGGCGCTCGAGCGTTCGGGGTTGCGCGCGAAGCAGCCGCTGCTGCAGCTGCTGGGTGCGGCGAGCTATGCGCTCTATCTGACCCACCCGTTCGTGCTGCGCGGCATCGCCAAGCTGGCCGGCGGGCATGGCGGCCCTTTGCTTGCGGCAGTGCTGATCCCGGTCGCGTTCCTGATCGCGCATCTCGTCGCGGTCGCGCTCCATTGGTGGCTGGAGCTGCCTCTCGGCCGGCGGCTGCGTGCGCTTACGGGGCATCGCCCGTCGGTCGTCACGCGCGAAGAGGCGCGGGCCGGCGTGGTGCCCGCGCGAAACGCGCAGGAATCGGGTGACAAAGCGCACGTAACTCCGTAA
- the rpmD gene encoding 50S ribosomal protein L30 has translation MATIKVTQTGSPIRRTADQRATLIGLGLNKMHKTRELEDSPEVRGMIRKVQHMVKVDG, from the coding sequence ATGGCGACCATCAAGGTGACCCAGACCGGATCGCCGATCCGTCGTACCGCCGACCAGCGGGCGACCCTGATCGGGCTCGGCCTGAACAAGATGCACAAGACGCGCGAGCTCGAGGATAGCCCCGAGGTCCGCGGCATGATCCGCAAGGTTCAGCACATGGTGAAGGTCGACGGCTAA